CTGGAATGAGTCCCAGCAAACAACCGCCTGCTGCTTGTTTTtttcgtcttcatcatcatcacataatAGATCATCAGTTACCACTGCATCATgcaaaaatctatttttaagcCCTGAAACCAAGTCAGTATCAACAAAAAGGTGAGGAGGTTGATGATGATATTGCTGGAGAGGCTTATAAAGAACAATAGCTCTCTCTTCGTTAACCGGAACCGATTTGATTTCATCTTCCTCCATAATCGGTGGCAAATCCAAATCCTGAATACAAagacatcatcaacatcatcatccgagtaatcaatcaattaatcaCAAACTAGGCTAGGGACAGAGGAAGCATCAGTCCTGTGCAACAAACACATCAATTAGATCCATTACTCAGAAAGCCAAGGATTActgttgttttgttgatgggTCATGGAACTCTCCTAATGATTGTGCAGGAATTGGCTGGGTTTTATACAACAGAAATGCACAAATTATTCTCAGAGGCAGGGCGTCCATTAGCCCTATGAGTGCACCTCTAGAAGTTGAAGCTGAAGCATTAAGAATGGCGGTTCTTCATATTAACAGGTTGGGATATACCAAGGTTACCTTTTGTGATGATGCGGAGACCTTATATCATCAGATTAATCATCGACATCACCAGGCTGCTCAAACTACCTTGTCGACCCTTTTAAGGGATATTGAGAACATCACTCGTTTATATGAAGctatacattttgttaaaatCCCACGATCTATAAATGATGTAGCTGATGGCCTAGCAAAGCAAGCTCGAATACAACAACCAGGCTTTGTAATATCATGGAACCATGTAAATCGACTTTTGTGGAATGTAATGTTATattgccgacaaaaaaaaaaagaatctccaATGGCCTTATATTTGAGtaccaaaaaaagtttttttttgatatattatttagttttaaataaggttatttaaaacttaatgttaaaatctatattaatatttttgcagcagtttttgctcaaaaatcagttttggaaagtttttacatttaatgtcatttaatttttatattcatatccaaataagtttagttaattctctctactatccttataaccaaacaaaatcaaaatattttaaatatccatacatataatattctataattaatataaatatttagaagatttattccatacaaaaaaaaattattctcctatcatcttttttattttaaaatttaaatgtagtgaatcatcatataatacataaagttgatataatatatatttttcctgcatatattgtgatttaaatttttttaaacgaacatatattactcaattaatataaaaagtgtgtgttcaacataaaTATATCGTAAATTTACCGTATTTAGTAAATTATAGAagtttaagaagtttataatttataactgatatatctaaacttaataaaaagtttaaaataataaatatttaaacatattaaattttcaaaataatacaaacgagttatattacatgacgggttatatgatattacatgattgaattgatgatactaaaaaataaaatatcattaatatgatacttcgATACAGGTTACatccttattttactattttaagaACACCATAtatcgaatcaaactgatttaattaagattgcaTTAAAAAACGTTATTGTGTTGTATACCacgaattatatactaaatcattaaaattaacaaaaaagtacattagcaaaattagtattaaaatagtacattaaaaaacaaaaaaaaacttatacgGCGGGTTATAATATAGTTATCTTGTACAGTATAATACTCTTAAGGGTTATATTAATTAAAGACATATTTTTCACaaagatattataaaatagttaatttaaaaaaaaaaatgctgggGGCGAAGTGGATAAGATAACATCCAATGAGACTCAGATACATCAAACACATATACGCTTAAGAGCCACAACAATCTCAAGAACCAGATCCTCTGTCCTGCCACATCAGCAAACGCAATCTCAAGTTTCGTAGATTGCTTTATTTCTTCATCACATACTGATCTCACActcgattttattttattttcataaaaagaagaacacaactAAGAACAAACCAATGGCAGCGAGTGCATCTCCAATGGCCAGTCAGCTAAGGAGCAACTTCTCCTCCACTTCTCTAGCGAAGCGCCTCGCCGTTCCCAAGGGAATCTCCGGCGCTCCTTTTGGTGTTTCTCCAACCAAAAGAGTCTCTTCCTTCACCGTCCGAGCTGTTAAATCCGACAaggtatatttttattaatcatcgGACACAAAGTATAAATTAACTCATCATGTGACATACAATAGTACCACTAGTTTCGTAGATTGGCCATATTCTAGTTTATGTTTCGTTATTATCTATAAAAGTCTTTGATGATTCTATAGAATGGCACTTGTAggagttaaaaagaataacatatgCAATAGTGATTTATGTATAGTGGTCTAACAATTAGTATACAAATTGGCAGCCAACGTTCCAAGTGGTTCAACCAATCAATGGTGATCCGTTCATCGGAAGCTTGGAAACTCCCGTGACATCTAGTCCCTTGATCGCGTGGTACCTTTCCAACCTCCCTGGCTACCGCACTGCTGTCAACCCGCTCCTCCGTGGTGTCGAAGTGGGTCTAGCCCATGGTTTCTTCTTAGTGGGTCCATTCGTCAAGGCTGGTCCATTAAGGAACACTGTTTACGCTGGTCAGGCCGGCTCTTTAGCCGCGGCTGGGCTTGTCATCATCCTCAGCATGTGCCTCACCATTTACGGAATCTCTTCTTTCAAGGAAGGAGAGCCGTCGATCGCACCGAGTTTGACTTTGACTGGGCGGAAGAAGCAGCCTGACCAGCTTCAAACGGCTGAGGGATGGGCTAAGTTCACAGGAGGGTTCTTCTTTGGTGGGATCTCTGGGGTGACTTGGGCTTACTTCCTTCTTTACGTTCTTGACCTTCCTTACTTCGTCAAGTGAATGTAGATCAAATTATGAGTGTACCCTTCAACTCTCTTGCATCATTGTTTTTACTCTTGTCTTGATCAAGAACCTTGAAACTCAggattattaatatatattactctttcttcatcttattgacattaatttatatttgcCTAATTGCCTTGAAAATGCTCTAAATCAACTTCATGATATGTTGATGATACTAAACACATCTCGAACAAACATGTATAATCCATAATTGTAAATGATATAATCCATAATTTAAACATGGAACGTTGAGAAAACGTTAGATAATGAAATATTACACTTATTATTCGTACTAACAACACTCTTGTTCGACAACATATAAAAGAAACTATGACAAATAGGAAGATAAGCACCATCTCCAACCATACTTCTGAGTCATTTGTAAACTAAAGACTGTTGTCATTTTTGAACTGAAGTCGTGACATGAGTGGAAGTGAAATGCCCTCTACACAACTTGATAGTCTTAAAGCAACCCTTTTACACCAAAATTAGGCAAAAACAAACGAGCATCCTTAAAAAGTATTGTCGAGGAAGCAGTAAGATATTCAAACACTTGGACCACAATACCGCTTCGCATATGGTAGATGCGAATACCGTTATTGTAATAATCATAGCATAGACTAATCACTTGTATCTACGAAATTGATCGTTACTAAAATAGATGCAATTTTTCATAACTTTCCTTTCACCATCAATCCAAGATctaaaatcaatgtttctctctttaGAGACTTTGATCATTTGCCATTTTGACGATTTGGGATCCATCTTGTAGACGGTCGTCGTAGGATATCGTTTCACCTGATCAACAATAATCAAAACTTCTCCAGACAAAGTCACAGCGAGCTTGTAATGACACTTTCCAAGGAGGGGATAATCATCATACCGCATAAATCGAAATGTTGCACATTCCACTGGAGAATCACTACCGGAGAAATCGAGAACAGTTATCCTTCGAGTAACACTAAGAAGGTAAAGCTTCCCTTCTTTAAACACCATATCGATGCAGCCTCGATTCTTTAAAGGTTGAAACGCTTTCCAGCTATTGCTGTCGTTATCTCCTTTCTTGTGATATGCAAAAAGGCTACCAATATTCCAAACAACCAAGTAATCTTTGCTTTCTTCATCTACCCACAAAACCGCATTGCATATTCCAATATCGCTGACATCGGTTGGTTCTAGAGATGGAAGAGGGATCCTCACACGAGTAAACAGATTCAAAAGATGAAACTCAAATCTATGGTCTAGCATAAGGAACAAACTACCAGAAATGGCCAAACAACGACTCCTAGATAAATCAAACCCGAGATCTCTTACTATGTAAGTTTTCTTTTCGTGAGGATCGTACAACTTACATGAATCGTTGTTGGTTTCCACATGTTCGTTTGGAAAGAGGATGATCCATGGAGTTGTTGGATTTTTTACACTGATGCATGACTTCGAAGCCAAGTACCATCCTGAAGAAATGCAACTGGCTCAATGAAAATTGACAAAGCTCAAGCGCTCCAAGATCAATCTAATCAGGTCCAGGATAAGGATCGGCTGGTTTGAATCGTATTTGCATGTCATTTCCTTGGAATCGCTTATCTCCTTCTTATGTGTCAATAGTGATAGCCAAGTAAAAACCCTAGTTACATAATAATACCATCTCCATTGGGTGAGACTCTCCATTAAAACCCTAGTTACATAGGAGGACGCTTCCCTTTTGTGTTTTATCTATTCATAATCAACAATTATTGTTTATCTAATAAATTTTCTGGTTACATTTTGACAGgtaaataaaaatcatagtaTTGACCTAGATAATCTGTTTTGCTTTATtgatatttgataattttttttgtattgttttgtattaGCATTAGTCATAATGATCACGGTTTTTTCCggcaaaaacaaatttcattaaaatgaaAGAGTTATTACAAATACATATACTGAATTATTGTACCATTATTTTCCAACTTCATATTAGACATAGTGGCACCAAAACTTTCGTAACATGGTCTTTCTAAAATATTTCGACgtctttgtaattttcttcaacaataccacatatatttttattgtatcaaGTACCCGATCCTCTCTTGGTAATAGGTTTCCATCTAATAATAACCAATGCATTTCTCATCTACCAAATTTTCTCAATACCAATCAAATATTGTCTCTAATATTTAACCAGAACCATATAATAACTCGACATCTCAATGCAACAGGAGCCAAATTGGTGCGGCCATAATTCcatcacaaaaaatataatatttaatggGAGCAACAATTTGGTTGGATTGGGGAAGTGTAATCACATCATCAAATTCAAGATTAAGATATCTAGTTTTGATTTTCAACCACGTCTtccaaatacaaaaagaaataagcAGCAAAGGGAAGAGAATAATAGCACCGATGTAGAGAGTTTTTCATCTCTTTGAACATGGAACCGAGATGTCAATATTCGATATAGGCATAAGACGACTTCTGTATGTATGACTAGTCCATAGTGGTATTCCACcatctttgattttgtaatttgatcTCCTAGATCCCAAATCTGGATTTGAAAATCCTTGATCGATTTAGAAGTTCATGGTTGATATGCATATATTTCACCATGTTTCACCAtaatttatttacatcttttgcataatttactagctagttttgtcattattttgtattttaagctatgtttgtgcattagagtaggatttgcattgtttcatgcataaacaagtGATTTGGACCCCACGAAGCATGTAAATGAGCTGAAGAGGCATAGACTGCAACTAGTGAAGCAGGCAAAGGTTGGAACAGAAGAAAACCAAGGTTCAGAGGCGATTCGACCACCACACTAGACCATGTGAGAAGATGGACTCGACCAGTggaga
The sequence above is a segment of the Camelina sativa cultivar DH55 chromosome 10, Cs, whole genome shotgun sequence genome. Coding sequences within it:
- the LOC104719182 gene encoding photosystem I reaction center subunit XI, chloroplastic-like, with translation MAASASPMASQLRSNFSSTSLAKRLAVPKGISGAPFGVSPTKRVSSFTVRAVKSDKPTFQVVQPINGDPFIGSLETPVTSSPLIAWYLSNLPGYRTAVNPLLRGVEVGLAHGFFLVGPFVKAGPLRNTVYAGQAGSLAAAGLVIILSMCLTIYGISSFKEGEPSIAPSLTLTGRKKQPDQLQTAEGWAKFTGGFFFGGISGVTWAYFLLYVLDLPYFVK
- the LOC104719181 gene encoding uncharacterized protein LOC104719181, whose product is MEEDEIKSVPVNEERAIVLYKPLQQYHHQPPHLFVDTDLVSGLKNRFLHDAVVTDDLLCDDDEDEKNKQQAVVCWDSFQFQSFEEPPATEITELDGEDELMEEASLPQQQPQLVGGLHQWQQ